Proteins encoded together in one Planctopirus ephydatiae window:
- a CDS encoding DEAD/DEAH box helicase, producing MTRGQRLAETNPEFIHRLASLTLEEARQMLGTSAEALLKSVESEPFDSEQAYLADGLFRVMIPQRKNDGKASRRKVVVAVRPDRRQPSGLALSCTACSDGCTHQALALHYLLTYKVELGLMPPTEEALLQLAPEPSPEELLSQAISDRRERARLESIEIRPLAPDVVWSDYLVTSRKSGRSYRVALRGMEPGESYCSCPDFRANTLGLCKHLLRVQEHVKRTYSAEARSKKFVPEEIAVHLTYGEQVEVRLLIPENLPVEIAPLLELYRDRAVADLSHLVHTLAKIRMAQVPVVIYPDAEEFLQQEFDRRRMKAMTESLGHDAENHPWRTELLTTPLLGYQLEGAAFLACAGRAILADEMGLGKTIQALAAIEILFRELDISKVLVVCPASVKSQWRNEILKFTTHSVQLVGGSIETRHEQYGAAPFTICNYEQVLKDHVSIAAKRWDVVILDEGQRIRNWETRTAQAIKSLRSRFAFVLTGTPLENKLDDLYSIMQFIDDRRLSPAFRFFPRHRMIDQKGRLVGYRNLDELRERLAPVFLRRTRSQVQQQLPPCTVHQVLIAPTSAQRQVHARHFAQVSRIARKPHLHELDLMLLRKELLYCRLAANSPELVDDQIVGESSKLDRLSEMFDEMFEGHFEKAIVFSEWTRMLDLIEPLLDSRNLPYVRIDGQVSQRERAASVSQFEDDPGTRVLLASNAAATGLNLQAASIVINVDLPWNPAILEQRIARAHRMGQEKPVQVYVLVTEETFEERLLKTLEGKEQLARAVLDEGAEIKEVWLTSSSDSLRAELQGLLEPDPATTGERQPALPSAGMLVDQATSAQVHAIRDRLKHYLERDPQGRWQLRIPLASENALDELAKTFQQWVGEAVD from the coding sequence ATGACGCGCGGTCAACGACTGGCGGAAACAAATCCGGAATTTATCCACAGGCTGGCCAGTCTGACTCTGGAAGAGGCCCGGCAGATGCTGGGAACATCCGCCGAAGCTTTACTGAAAAGCGTTGAATCCGAGCCGTTTGACAGTGAGCAGGCTTATCTCGCGGATGGATTGTTCCGCGTGATGATTCCTCAACGAAAAAATGATGGCAAAGCTTCCCGCCGAAAGGTGGTCGTGGCTGTCCGGCCTGATCGCAGACAACCTTCCGGCCTGGCACTTTCCTGCACGGCGTGCAGCGATGGTTGTACGCATCAGGCATTAGCACTGCACTACCTTCTGACTTACAAAGTCGAGCTGGGGCTCATGCCCCCGACTGAAGAAGCGTTGCTGCAACTGGCACCGGAACCAAGTCCCGAAGAGTTGCTCAGTCAGGCGATTTCGGATCGTCGTGAGCGAGCCCGGCTGGAATCGATCGAGATTCGCCCCCTCGCCCCGGATGTTGTCTGGAGTGATTACCTGGTGACCAGCCGCAAAAGTGGGCGGAGCTATCGTGTCGCCCTTCGCGGGATGGAACCAGGAGAATCGTATTGCAGCTGCCCTGATTTTCGGGCCAATACGTTAGGCCTGTGTAAGCATCTGCTTCGAGTCCAGGAACATGTGAAGCGAACTTACTCAGCCGAAGCCCGGTCGAAGAAGTTTGTTCCGGAAGAGATTGCTGTCCATTTGACGTATGGCGAGCAGGTCGAAGTTCGCTTGCTGATCCCTGAAAACTTACCAGTCGAGATTGCCCCGTTACTGGAGTTGTACCGTGATCGTGCGGTGGCCGATTTGAGCCATCTGGTGCATACTCTCGCGAAGATTCGCATGGCTCAGGTGCCAGTGGTGATTTACCCGGATGCCGAAGAATTTCTGCAGCAGGAGTTTGATCGCCGCAGGATGAAAGCGATGACGGAATCGTTAGGTCATGACGCAGAAAATCACCCCTGGCGGACGGAGCTGCTCACCACACCGTTACTGGGTTACCAGTTGGAAGGAGCCGCGTTTCTCGCCTGTGCAGGCCGCGCCATCCTCGCCGACGAAATGGGGCTGGGGAAAACGATTCAGGCTCTGGCCGCGATTGAGATTCTCTTTCGAGAACTGGATATCTCGAAGGTGCTCGTCGTTTGCCCGGCTTCTGTCAAATCGCAGTGGCGAAATGAAATTTTGAAGTTCACCACGCATTCCGTGCAACTGGTGGGTGGCTCGATAGAAACCCGTCACGAGCAATATGGGGCGGCGCCATTCACCATCTGCAATTACGAGCAGGTGCTGAAGGATCATGTCAGCATTGCTGCCAAACGCTGGGATGTGGTGATTCTCGATGAAGGGCAGCGCATTCGTAATTGGGAAACCCGCACTGCCCAGGCCATCAAAAGTTTGCGATCTCGCTTTGCGTTTGTGCTGACGGGAACACCGCTGGAGAACAAACTCGACGACCTCTATTCGATCATGCAGTTCATTGATGATCGCCGCCTTTCGCCCGCCTTTCGATTCTTTCCCAGGCACCGCATGATCGATCAGAAGGGGCGGTTGGTCGGCTATCGCAATCTTGACGAACTGCGCGAGAGGCTGGCACCGGTCTTTCTGCGTAGAACAAGATCTCAGGTTCAACAGCAGTTGCCTCCCTGCACTGTCCATCAGGTGCTGATCGCCCCGACATCAGCACAAAGGCAGGTGCATGCCCGGCATTTTGCCCAGGTATCGAGAATTGCCCGTAAGCCGCACCTCCATGAACTCGACCTGATGCTTTTGCGAAAAGAGCTGTTGTATTGCCGACTGGCGGCGAACAGCCCGGAACTCGTCGATGATCAAATCGTGGGAGAATCATCGAAGCTTGACCGCCTGAGCGAGATGTTCGATGAGATGTTTGAAGGGCACTTTGAGAAAGCGATTGTCTTTTCCGAATGGACACGCATGCTCGATCTCATTGAACCATTACTCGACAGCCGCAATCTGCCGTATGTCAGGATCGATGGACAGGTCTCGCAGCGTGAACGGGCCGCATCTGTCTCGCAGTTTGAAGACGATCCCGGCACCCGCGTGCTGCTGGCCAGCAATGCAGCTGCGACGGGTCTCAATCTGCAGGCCGCCAGCATCGTGATCAATGTCGATCTTCCCTGGAACCCGGCAATTCTGGAGCAGCGCATCGCGCGGGCACATCGCATGGGGCAGGAAAAACCGGTTCAGGTCTATGTTCTCGTGACGGAAGAGACGTTTGAAGAGCGGTTGCTCAAGACACTGGAAGGGAAAGAACAACTCGCTCGTGCTGTGCTCGATGAAGGTGCCGAGATCAAGGAGGTCTGGCTGACCAGTAGCAGCGACAGTTTAAGGGCCGAATTGCAAGGCCTGCTGGAGCCCGATCCCGCGACGACCGGTGAACGACAGCCAGCGCTTCCCTCTGCTGGGATGCTCGTTGACCAGGCGACATCAGCCCAGGTGCACGCCATTCGCGACCGGTTGAAGCATTATCTGGAGCGCGATCCACAAGGCCGCTGGCAATTACGAATTCCTCTCGCCAGTGAAAACGCCCTGGATGAACTCGCGAAAACATTCCAGCAATGGGTGGGTGAAGCAGTTGATTAA
- a CDS encoding sialate O-acetylesterase, with the protein MTAYSQETAKRAKGVNDLLPDPDPRPAEMNRPVKVFILMGQSNMLEMGKVAGDTDGTLEHAVKQEGLYPFLIDDAEKWNTRADVRNVAVMGSGGPGKTQFRINAWLTVGNKIGVEQGIGHQLGNALDEPVLLLKSAIGNRSLGWDLLPPGSSSYEFVDPKDGKTYIYAGYGQSPDRWEKGTEPKAINWKAGLQLDGDIARAKEVLNDLGKYYPGAKEYEIAGFFWWQGDKDRYNAGHASRYEQNLVNLIATLRKEFNAPQAKFVCATLGQTDRDNPTGNEKYLLEAKLAISDPQKHPELQGTVATVYTHPLSMGSSSNAHYGNNAKTYMNVGLGMGEAMVKLLKEQK; encoded by the coding sequence ATGACGGCGTACTCCCAGGAAACGGCAAAGCGCGCCAAGGGAGTCAATGATCTGCTGCCGGATCCTGATCCTCGACCAGCCGAGATGAACAGACCTGTGAAGGTCTTCATTCTCATGGGTCAGTCGAACATGCTCGAAATGGGGAAGGTTGCAGGTGATACCGATGGAACCCTTGAGCACGCTGTCAAACAGGAAGGGCTTTACCCCTTTCTCATCGACGATGCGGAGAAATGGAACACCCGCGCCGATGTGCGGAATGTCGCGGTGATGGGGAGTGGCGGGCCTGGCAAAACACAGTTTCGTATCAATGCATGGCTGACCGTTGGCAACAAAATCGGTGTCGAGCAGGGGATCGGGCATCAGTTGGGGAATGCCCTCGATGAACCTGTGCTGCTTCTTAAGAGTGCCATCGGCAATCGAAGCCTCGGTTGGGATCTATTGCCTCCGGGTTCAAGTTCTTATGAATTTGTTGATCCGAAAGATGGCAAGACCTACATCTACGCAGGTTATGGTCAAAGCCCCGATCGCTGGGAAAAAGGGACCGAGCCCAAGGCAATCAACTGGAAAGCGGGTTTGCAGCTCGATGGCGATATCGCCCGCGCTAAAGAAGTTCTTAATGACCTGGGAAAGTATTATCCCGGGGCGAAAGAGTATGAGATTGCAGGTTTCTTCTGGTGGCAGGGTGATAAAGACCGGTACAACGCCGGCCATGCCAGCCGCTATGAACAGAACCTGGTCAACCTGATTGCCACACTTCGCAAAGAGTTTAATGCACCTCAGGCCAAGTTTGTTTGTGCTACCTTGGGCCAGACCGATCGTGACAATCCGACGGGGAATGAAAAGTATCTGCTGGAAGCTAAACTGGCCATCAGCGACCCGCAGAAACACCCCGAACTTCAAGGGACTGTCGCCACAGTCTACACGCACCCCTTGAGCATGGGAAGCAGTTCGAATGCCCATTATGGCAACAACGCCAAAACCTATATGAACGTCGGTCTGGGCATGGGCGAAGCGATGGTGAAGCTGCTGAAAGAGCAGAAGTAG
- a CDS encoding LysR family transcriptional regulator, whose protein sequence is MELHQLRYFLKAAELKSFTLAAAECFISQPSLSQQIIKLEQELGQPLFERSGRGVELTESGKLLQSRAGQIISLVDQARREITDDGETGQLTIGAIPTIAPYLLPQIVSRFREVVPRVTLKIHEDVTEQCLKKVQAGEWDLAIVALPVRIEHLEVEPLFDEELWLAVPPGHRLSHLTEVPVEEIDRETLLLLGEAHCLTEHVAQYCRRKDSTPLETGRLAQLTTIMELVNRGQGVSFIPNMCKAFDREGRCAYRPLQGDRPQRTIALVWNSYRFQTLLLKRALEVIRSELLKS, encoded by the coding sequence ATGGAACTTCACCAGTTGCGGTACTTTCTCAAGGCGGCTGAACTCAAAAGTTTCACACTGGCTGCCGCTGAATGTTTCATTTCTCAGCCGTCACTCAGCCAGCAGATCATTAAGCTCGAACAGGAACTGGGGCAGCCCCTCTTTGAACGTTCGGGCCGAGGTGTTGAACTCACCGAATCAGGAAAGCTGCTGCAAAGTCGGGCCGGGCAGATTATCTCGCTCGTCGATCAGGCTCGGCGGGAGATCACCGATGATGGCGAGACAGGCCAGCTCACCATTGGTGCGATCCCGACGATTGCGCCGTATCTATTGCCGCAGATTGTCAGTCGGTTCCGCGAAGTGGTGCCGCGGGTGACCCTCAAGATCCATGAAGATGTCACCGAGCAATGCCTCAAAAAGGTTCAGGCTGGTGAATGGGATCTGGCAATTGTGGCTCTCCCGGTACGGATTGAGCATCTGGAAGTCGAGCCGTTATTTGATGAAGAGCTATGGCTGGCGGTCCCTCCGGGGCATCGATTATCACACTTGACAGAAGTTCCTGTTGAAGAGATTGATCGCGAGACATTACTGCTGTTAGGTGAAGCTCATTGCCTGACGGAGCACGTCGCACAGTATTGCCGCCGGAAAGACTCGACACCTCTGGAAACCGGCCGCCTGGCTCAACTGACCACCATTATGGAGCTTGTCAACCGGGGGCAGGGTGTGAGTTTCATTCCGAACATGTGCAAGGCGTTCGATCGTGAAGGCCGCTGTGCCTATCGCCCACTTCAGGGAGACCGCCCGCAACGCACCATTGCCCTTGTCTGGAACAGCTACCGCTTCCAGACGTTACTCTTAAAACGTGCTCTCGAAGTGATTCGCAGCGAGTTGCTCAAGTCGTAG
- a CDS encoding 2-oxo acid dehydrogenase subunit E2, with the protein MSVEFKLPQLAEGIDSADIAQILISAGDTIEAGKIVMELETDKAVMELACPHAGKIGKIHVKPGETIKTGQLLLSIEASGASNGTSAKPAAPAASSSALAAPAKATPAAPAKAAPAPAAVAAPTRSTVEIPIAAGPATRRLARELGMQLERLRGTGPGGRITQEDVARAYAAQQGGGGGGVVAPPLPDFSQYGPITSQALTKLQKTSANNLSAAWQLIPHVTQHDLADITETESARKRFQEAVAKGGPKVTMTAVAMKAAVAALKAFPNFNSSIDMSRGEVILKSYYNIGIAVDTPNGLVVPVVRDVDKKSILQLATELTEIAEKARNRKLEIKDMQGGTFTITNLGGIGGTAFTPIVNYPEVAILGMSRSFHQLQLVDGQVKERLMLPLSLSYDHRVVNGADAARFVVKLTSLLSDAFKLLVEC; encoded by the coding sequence ATGAGTGTTGAATTCAAGCTGCCTCAGTTGGCGGAAGGTATCGACAGTGCAGATATCGCACAGATCCTGATCTCGGCTGGCGATACCATCGAAGCCGGCAAGATCGTCATGGAACTGGAGACCGATAAAGCTGTCATGGAGCTGGCTTGCCCTCATGCGGGCAAGATCGGCAAGATCCACGTCAAACCTGGCGAAACGATCAAAACCGGTCAGTTACTTCTGAGCATCGAAGCCTCCGGAGCCAGTAACGGAACATCGGCCAAGCCTGCAGCCCCAGCCGCCTCTTCCAGTGCTCTAGCAGCACCGGCGAAGGCCACTCCTGCTGCACCAGCGAAAGCCGCACCAGCCCCTGCTGCCGTAGCTGCACCGACTCGATCAACTGTCGAGATTCCCATTGCTGCCGGCCCGGCCACTCGTCGCCTGGCTCGTGAACTGGGAATGCAGCTCGAACGTCTGCGTGGCACTGGCCCGGGTGGTCGTATCACTCAGGAAGATGTGGCTCGCGCCTACGCTGCCCAGCAAGGTGGCGGCGGTGGTGGCGTCGTTGCTCCGCCACTCCCCGATTTTTCTCAGTATGGCCCGATCACTTCTCAGGCACTCACCAAGCTCCAGAAAACCAGTGCCAATAACCTGTCGGCAGCGTGGCAACTCATTCCTCATGTGACTCAGCACGATCTCGCTGACATCACCGAAACCGAATCAGCCCGCAAACGATTCCAGGAAGCCGTGGCTAAGGGTGGCCCCAAAGTCACCATGACGGCAGTCGCCATGAAGGCCGCCGTCGCCGCTCTCAAGGCCTTCCCGAACTTCAATTCGAGCATCGATATGTCTCGCGGGGAAGTGATCCTCAAGAGCTATTACAACATCGGTATTGCGGTCGATACTCCGAATGGCCTCGTCGTGCCGGTGGTTCGCGATGTCGATAAGAAGTCGATTCTGCAACTGGCGACCGAGCTGACCGAAATCGCCGAAAAAGCCCGCAATCGCAAGCTCGAAATCAAGGATATGCAGGGCGGTACATTCACCATTACCAACTTGGGTGGCATTGGCGGAACGGCCTTCACACCGATCGTGAACTACCCCGAAGTGGCCATTCTCGGTATGTCCCGCAGCTTCCATCAGTTGCAACTGGTCGATGGGCAGGTCAAAGAACGCTTGATGCTGCCACTCTCGCTCTCCTACGATCACCGCGTGGTCAACGGGGCTGATGCCGCCCGCTTTGTCGTGAAACTGACCAGTCTCCTCAGCGATGCCTTCAAACTGCTGGTCGAGTGCTAA
- the aceE gene encoding pyruvate dehydrogenase (acetyl-transferring), homodimeric type — protein sequence MAGMMTDSSRSAASNGHAVSESQTELGELPAVGLDTDELAEWYESLDDVFHRYGPEEVRALLLELQQRASAKGVTGTASLTTPYINTIPVDAEPSYPGDRKIERKIRSIVRWNAMAMVVQAARSGTGVGGHISTFASSACLVETGFNHFFHAPSKSHTGDFVYFQGHASPGVYSRAFVEGRLDESHLKNFRRELPRGQGLSSYPHPWLMPDFWQFPTVSMGLGPLCSLYQARFLRYLQHRGLLDTSQSRVWCFIGDGEVDEPETLGAITLGAREHLDNVTWVINCNLQRLDGPVRGNGKIIQELEGLFRGAGWNVLKVIWGADWDPILANDESGQLKKRMLEIVDGQFQKYVVESGSYIRQDFFGKNPELLKLVEHLSDDQIKDLRRGGHDAQKVYTAYHAAVNHKGVPTVILAHTIKGYGLGESAEGKNTTHQQKKLEEDDLLKFRTRFELPLSDEEAKAAKFYKPDPSSPEVKYMLERRKELGGFLPVRKPTSERLTIPSFDQFQTALKGSVGKEWSTTMVLGRLMGWLCTDKNVGKRIVPIIPDEAQTFGMHTLFAQVGIYSSKGQQYTPVDAGQMVWYREETNGQILMEGINEAGAMSSFVAAGTAYANLGLNMIPFYVYYSMFGFQRVGDLIWLAGDSRAKGFLCGGTSGRISLNGEGLQHQDGHSQLIASSVPNLLAYDPAFGYEVAAIVQDGMRRMYAEDENVFYYLSVYNDGSFPMPAIPAGVTQEMICAGLYPLEPSVTAKKRAHRPQLLGSGPIMQYVLKAKQILSEKYGVESDVWSVTSYNELKRNAQAVARWNALHPDKKPKQSHIDQVTAGVTGPFISASENVQLVAEQIRQYLPGRYTVLGCDGFGRSEAREVLRRHFEVDAECIVFAALSALAKDGHFDAKRLPKVLQELGIDPEKVDPATA from the coding sequence ATGATGTCTTCCATCGTTATGGGCCGGAAGAAGTTCGCGCTCTGCTGCTCGAATTGCAGCAGCGGGCTTCGGCCAAAGGTGTTACGGGTACTGCCAGCCTGACGACTCCTTATATTAATACGATTCCCGTCGATGCTGAGCCGAGCTATCCGGGTGACCGCAAGATCGAACGCAAGATTCGCTCGATTGTCCGCTGGAACGCGATGGCCATGGTCGTACAGGCTGCGCGCAGTGGCACTGGTGTCGGTGGTCACATTTCGACATTTGCCTCTTCCGCGTGCCTGGTAGAAACCGGGTTCAACCATTTCTTTCATGCTCCTTCAAAGTCGCACACTGGCGACTTTGTTTATTTTCAAGGGCATGCTTCGCCGGGCGTCTATTCGCGAGCATTCGTGGAAGGCCGTCTCGACGAAAGCCATCTGAAAAACTTCCGCCGCGAATTGCCGCGTGGCCAAGGTCTTTCATCGTATCCGCATCCGTGGCTGATGCCTGACTTCTGGCAATTCCCCACGGTTTCGATGGGTCTGGGGCCACTTTGCTCGCTCTATCAGGCCCGGTTCCTCCGTTATCTGCAGCATCGCGGCCTGCTCGATACCAGCCAGTCGCGCGTTTGGTGCTTTATTGGCGATGGTGAAGTCGATGAGCCCGAAACTCTGGGTGCCATCACTCTGGGGGCTCGCGAACATCTCGATAACGTCACCTGGGTCATCAACTGCAATCTGCAGCGTCTCGATGGGCCGGTCCGTGGTAACGGTAAAATCATTCAGGAACTTGAAGGTCTCTTCCGGGGTGCCGGGTGGAATGTCCTCAAGGTCATCTGGGGTGCCGACTGGGATCCCATTCTCGCCAATGATGAATCGGGCCAGCTCAAGAAGCGGATGCTCGAAATCGTCGATGGTCAGTTCCAGAAGTACGTGGTCGAGTCGGGCAGCTACATCCGGCAGGATTTCTTCGGCAAGAACCCCGAACTCCTCAAGCTTGTGGAGCATCTGAGCGACGACCAGATTAAAGATCTCCGGCGTGGTGGCCATGACGCCCAGAAGGTTTACACCGCTTACCATGCGGCTGTGAATCATAAGGGTGTCCCCACGGTCATTCTTGCCCATACCATCAAGGGCTACGGCCTGGGCGAATCTGCCGAAGGCAAGAACACGACACACCAGCAGAAGAAACTCGAAGAAGACGATCTGCTCAAGTTCCGCACACGCTTTGAACTGCCACTTTCGGACGAAGAGGCCAAAGCCGCCAAGTTCTACAAGCCAGATCCTTCGAGCCCCGAAGTCAAATACATGCTTGAACGGCGAAAAGAACTGGGGGGTTTCCTCCCTGTTCGCAAGCCCACCAGCGAACGGCTCACCATTCCCTCGTTTGACCAGTTCCAGACTGCACTCAAAGGGAGCGTGGGCAAAGAATGGTCCACGACCATGGTTCTCGGCAGGCTCATGGGCTGGCTTTGCACCGACAAGAATGTCGGTAAACGCATCGTGCCGATTATCCCCGACGAAGCCCAGACGTTCGGGATGCATACCCTCTTTGCTCAGGTGGGGATCTACAGCAGCAAAGGCCAGCAGTACACACCTGTTGATGCCGGTCAGATGGTCTGGTATCGCGAAGAAACCAACGGCCAGATTCTCATGGAAGGGATCAACGAAGCCGGTGCGATGTCATCGTTCGTGGCTGCAGGAACGGCTTATGCCAACCTCGGCCTGAACATGATCCCCTTCTACGTCTACTACTCGATGTTCGGCTTCCAGCGGGTCGGCGATCTCATCTGGCTGGCGGGCGATTCCCGCGCCAAGGGCTTCCTGTGCGGTGGAACTTCAGGCCGCATTTCGCTCAACGGCGAAGGTCTGCAACATCAGGATGGACACTCACAGCTCATCGCATCGAGCGTACCAAACCTCCTTGCTTACGATCCCGCCTTTGGCTACGAAGTGGCGGCGATTGTTCAGGATGGCATGCGCCGCATGTATGCCGAAGACGAGAACGTTTTCTACTATCTCTCGGTCTACAACGATGGTTCTTTCCCCATGCCCGCGATCCCTGCTGGCGTGACACAGGAAATGATCTGTGCTGGCCTGTATCCCTTAGAGCCAAGCGTTACCGCCAAGAAGCGGGCTCATCGGCCACAGCTGCTGGGGAGCGGGCCGATCATGCAATATGTTCTCAAAGCCAAGCAGATCCTCTCGGAAAAGTATGGCGTGGAATCGGATGTCTGGAGTGTGACCAGCTACAACGAACTGAAGCGAAATGCTCAGGCTGTCGCACGGTGGAACGCTCTCCATCCCGACAAGAAACCCAAGCAGAGCCATATCGATCAGGTGACGGCGGGCGTCACGGGCCCCTTCATCTCGGCCAGTGAAAACGTTCAACTCGTGGCTGAGCAGATTCGGCAGTATCTCCCTGGGCGCTACACCGTTCTCGGGTGTGACGGCTTTGGTCGCAGCGAAGCTCGCGAAGTGCTGCGTCGCCATTTCGAAGTCGATGCCGAATGCATCGTCTTTGCGGCTCTGTCGGCTCTGGCTAAGGACGGGCACTTTGATGCCAAGCGATTGCCCAAGGTGCTTCAGGAACTCGGTATCGATCCTGAAAAGGTCGATCCCGCCACGGCATAA